The genomic DNA CGCGCAGAAAAGGTGCGAAAGCCCGAGGCCTTAAAGTGTCCTTTAGGGTCAATGCGAAATTGACGAATGCCCTTACCTAGCCCTTAGGGCCAATCGTTGTCGTTCCGGCGATCATTGACCCCGAGGGCCAATTGTCGTTGAAGGTGCCTCACGCTGGCCCCAAGGGCCTAGGAAACCCCGCACAGAAAAGGTGCGAAAGCCCGAGGCCTTAAAGTGTCCTTTAGGGCCACAATTGGGTCAAAAGAAAGATCCTTCCCCGTAGGTGCCAAAGCTTTTTTTTGCGATGCTCATAGGGATCACGGCAAAAACCGAGAGGTCCATTCGGGCCGTGGCAAGTAGCACGAATCGCGCTTGCCCCACAAAGTAAACCTAGAACGGGCCACCAAGTCGTACATACCATCGCGAATGAACCTGGGAATGTATCGAAGCGACCAAGCCCATTTCCATCCGCGTAATTTCCTGGCCACGCGTAAGGCGGCCGTTGACTTCGTATGCCAAGCCCCTTCTTCCCACAGCAAGAGGCTGTCGGGTTGGTTTTCAAGAGGATGCTCTTTCAAGAGCTCATCGGCGGTAGTGCCGCTCAGCGGAGCCAGGTGAAAACGACCATGTTGGTCGCGGGGTAAAATGAATTGTACCGCACCGCTGCACAAGTTGCAGTATCCGTCAATAAACAGGATGCTGCGCCTTTCGATCATCTGTTGATGACGAGTCGATGAATCTCCCGCAACGAGCCCTGTTCAACGCGTAACAGATAGTATCCGCCCGAGAGGGCGCTAACGTCAAAAGATACATTATAGGTGTCCCGTAAAGCACGACGGCCGTGGAGGTCAAGGATCTCGATTTCGGTATGAATACCATCCTCGAGGCCTTCGATGAAGATCGAATTCGCGGCCGGATTCGGGTACAGGGTGAGCGAGTTTTGAACTTCTGGCTCCGGAAGCGAAATATCGGCCGGATCAATTCCCATGTACAGTTGAACGCCACCCGAGTAATTGCCCAGAACGATGTCGATATAGCCATCGTTGTTGAGGTCCGCCATGGCCGGAGAGGGGCGCGAGGGGCGATAAAGCCCAACGCAGGCCGTATCCGCTTCAGCAAAGTTACCGGCAAGGTTATTCTCGATATCAGTGAAGTGCGACACATTTCCCGGAGCACCACCAATATAGAGTTCCCATTCTCCATTGTTATCGTGCACCGACGGATAGGCGTAACCGAGGAAGTACCATAGAGTACTCATATCGATACCGCCCAATGTGTCGGTCGCCAAAGTGAACTGAAAGCTCGTCGCTGAACCGGTATTCTCGTAGTATTTGACTCGGCCCGTGGAATGTCCGATCAGTAGATCCGAATCCCCATCGCGGTCCAAATCGGCCAGCTCGGGGGCAGCAGTATTTCCCACGTCAATGCCTCCTAGGTTGGCATTTGCGAGTACGAAGTTCGCGAGGTTTCCGGATCCGGCGGTATTGTTGAAGTGGTGAATGTTTCCGCTTCCATCACCTACGATCATATCCACATCACCGTCACCGTCGAGGTCGCCTAAGGCCGGAATCAAACTGGTGGGGAAGGGGAGGCCTGAAAGTCCTCCGAAATCCATACTCTGCAACGTGAATTCAGGTTGTGTAGCCGTACCGGTATTCAAGAACAAGGCCAACCTTGGTTTCGAAATTGTTCCGCTGTTCATGGTGCCAAAGTTCCCGATCAAGAGATCCGTTAATCCGTCACCGTTGAGGTCCGCGAATTTCGGGAAAGCGCCTTCTCCGACTTCGATCATTTCGTCTTGAAAGAGGTCATCTTGTTGAAATTCGAATTGAGGAGCTTGTTCGGTGCCGATGTTACGGTAATACCAAACACTATGGGTGTTCACCGCTCCACCGTCGGCGTTGGGAGAAACGATCATGTCACGAGCCCCATCGCGATCGATATCGACCCAGTGGAATCCTGGGAATAGCTCTATGTCGACCGGAACATCATAGCTAGGAAATAAGGGGTCTTGAGCACTCATGAATGCATCGGACGGTGTTCCTGTATTCGTCAGCAAGTTGCCGTTACTGAAGGTGATGTCTCCCAGAACGCAGTCCATATTCCCGTTGCCGTTGAGGTCTCGAATAGCAATGGAACTACCGGCGTGCCGCGGGCGGTTTGCATCCCCGGCAGGATTAAAATTGCTTCCGCAGGTGTCCAAAAAGACATCGTTGTTCAAGAAACTTTCCTTGAATCCACCCCAACAATCGTCGCCCAGCTCGTAGACGAGCGAATCGCTGTGACCGTACAATTCTTGTGAAAGACAAATATGGTATTCTACCGAAGTACCCAAGATCGAAAAGGTGACCACGTCGAGATCGCCATCGCCATCGATATCGTCAATGCCGGGAATGTCGGTCGAAGCTACGTATAGATTCACCGGGATCCCGGTGCCATAATCGGTGTACAGCTGTGGTGTATTGAGTACATAGGTGAACTTAAGCCCGTTCGATACCGTGCTCTCATTTTTATACACCGCAATACCGGCATTCGTGTGCGCCCAAATGTCCATTTTACCGTCGCCATTGTAATCCCGGAAAACGACCCAATTTCGTACTACCGGAAGCTTCGGAATGTACTGAGGCGCATACCTGTAAGTGACTTGTCCACCCTCGTCGATGTTTTCGAATGGCAAGAATCGACGACCCATTCGATCAAAAACGATGAGGTCCATCCGCCCGTCGAAATTCAACTCAACATGCGACCACTGGGTTGAATTGACTCCGCCCGCCCAGGCCATGGTCAATTCATCGCTGCCATCGAAAACGCCGATAGTGTCCTGAAATTGAAAGGCTACCGTTTGGGCTGCGACCGAAAAAGGCAAGTAAAATACAGCTATGAGAAGAATCCGTTTCATGTGACAAGGAAATCTGAATCTACCTACAAATATACGTAAAGCACACCGCTATAAGTTGGTTGTTAATATGGCACCATTCCTCTATATTTGCGGCCGAATTAATTCAGGCTAACATTATCTAACTCAAATGCAAAACAAAGGAGCCATCCGCTTGTTTGCGATTCTCTTTGCGCTGATCTGCTTGTATCAGCTGAGCTTTACGTGGATCGTAAGAAGTGTGGAAAAAGATGCGAAGGAGTACGCGAATGGTGATCCCGCCTTGTATCAAAGTTACCTCGACTCAATGGGGCCTCAGCCGGTTTACGACCTGCTGGTCCGCGAGTATACCTACAACGAGGTAAAGTCAAGAGAGCTCAATTTGGGTCTCGACTTGAAAGGTGGGATGAACGTCATTCTTGAGGTTTCTGTGAACGATATCCTTCGTTCGCTTTCGAACAACTCTAAGAATCCGATCTTCAATCAGGCCATCGATGCCACAAATCAACGTCAGCGCGATAGCCAAGACGATTACATCACGCTTTTCTATCAGGAATTCCAGCGCATCCGCAGCGAACAAAATAGCGATATACGCTTGGCCGATCCTTCGATCTTCGGAAATCGCCACCTTAAGGAGAAGGTGAATTTCGATAGCAGCGACGAGGAAGTGATACGCGTATTGCGCTCAGGGGCCGAAGGCGCCATCGAGCGTGCTTTCACCGTTCTCCGTGCACGTATCGATAAATTGGGTGTGGCTCAACCTAACATTCAACGCCTCGAAGGCACCGGCCGCATCTTGGTCGAACTTCCAGGTGTAAAAGAACCGGAGCGTGTAAAGCGCCTCTTGCAGTCTACTGCAGAGCTCGGATTCTGGGAAACACACGAGAATACCGACGTCATTCCTTTCTTGAATGCCGCTAACGAGCGCCTCAAGGACTTGGTAGAACGTCCAGCCTCTGTTCAACAAGCCGAGGCTATGGCAGATGCCGAAGCCGAGAGCAACGAGGCAGCCGACGCCGGACTCGATATGGAGTCTTTCGGAATCGACGATACTTTGGAGTCTACGACTTCCGGAATTGACTCTTTGAGCGATTCCATGGGTGCTGATTCTCTCGGCCTCGCGGCCGGAGGTGGAAGTGCAGCGGCCGATTCGACCGTTGACCCGACGGCCGCCTGGAACCCTCTGTTCGATATTCTTTTGCCGAACTACAACTTCGAAACCAACCAAGCTGGTACCGGTCCGGTCATCGGATTCGTAGCCATTAAGGACACTGCGAAAGTGGTTGATTACCTCAACCGCAAACAAGTACGCGAGTTGTTGCCTCCGAATATGCGCTACATGAAGTTCCTTTGGGAGGCAAAGACAGAAAGTAATTCAGACGAGAACTTCATGCGTTTGATCGCTATCTCAGGTAACCGAGATAACGAGGCTTACCTCCAAGGTGATGTGATCATCGACGCCCGTCAGGACTACGACGAACTCGGACGCCCTTCGGTTTCGATGAGCATGAACAACCAAGGCACTAACATCTGGGCGCGTATGACCGGCGATAACGTTGGTCGCTCGGTAGCAGTAGTACTCGATAGCTATGTGTACAGCTATCCGAACGTAAACGAAGAGATTAAAAACGGATCTACACAGATCGCCGGATCCTTTTCGGTAAAAGAGGCGAAAGACCTTGCGAATATCTTGAAAGCGGGTAAACTCCCCGCACCGGCTCGTATCATCCAAGCGGATGTGGTAGGACCTTCACTCGGT from Flavobacteriales bacterium includes the following:
- a CDS encoding T9SS type A sorting domain-containing protein, translated to MKRILLIAVFYLPFSVAAQTVAFQFQDTIGVFDGSDELTMAWAGGVNSTQWSHVELNFDGRMDLIVFDRMGRRFLPFENIDEGGQVTYRYAPQYIPKLPVVRNWVVFRDYNGDGKMDIWAHTNAGIAVYKNESTVSNGLKFTYVLNTPQLYTDYGTGIPVNLYVASTDIPGIDDIDGDGDLDVVTFSILGTSVEYHICLSQELYGHSDSLVYELGDDCWGGFKESFLNNDVFLDTCGSNFNPAGDANRPRHAGSSIAIRDLNGNGNMDCVLGDITFSNGNLLTNTGTPSDAFMSAQDPLFPSYDVPVDIELFPGFHWVDIDRDGARDMIVSPNADGGAVNTHSVWYYRNIGTEQAPQFEFQQDDLFQDEMIEVGEGAFPKFADLNGDGLTDLLIGNFGTMNSGTISKPRLALFLNTGTATQPEFTLQSMDFGGLSGLPFPTSLIPALGDLDGDGDVDMIVGDGSGNIHHFNNTAGSGNLANFVLANANLGGIDVGNTAAPELADLDRDGDSDLLIGHSTGRVKYYENTGSATSFQFTLATDTLGGIDMSTLWYFLGYAYPSVHDNNGEWELYIGGAPGNVSHFTDIENNLAGNFAEADTACVGLYRPSRPSPAMADLNNDGYIDIVLGNYSGGVQLYMGIDPADISLPEPEVQNSLTLYPNPAANSIFIEGLEDGIHTEIEILDLHGRRALRDTYNVSFDVSALSGGYYLLRVEQGSLREIHRLVINR
- a CDS encoding DUF393 domain-containing protein, which translates into the protein MIERRSILFIDGYCNLCSGAVQFILPRDQHGRFHLAPLSGTTADELLKEHPLENQPDSLLLWEEGAWHTKSTAALRVARKLRGWKWAWSLRYIPRFIRDGMYDLVARSRFTLWGKRDSCYLPRPEWTSRFLP
- the secDF gene encoding protein translocase subunit SecDF, which gives rise to MQNKGAIRLFAILFALICLYQLSFTWIVRSVEKDAKEYANGDPALYQSYLDSMGPQPVYDLLVREYTYNEVKSRELNLGLDLKGGMNVILEVSVNDILRSLSNNSKNPIFNQAIDATNQRQRDSQDDYITLFYQEFQRIRSEQNSDIRLADPSIFGNRHLKEKVNFDSSDEEVIRVLRSGAEGAIERAFTVLRARIDKLGVAQPNIQRLEGTGRILVELPGVKEPERVKRLLQSTAELGFWETHENTDVIPFLNAANERLKDLVERPASVQQAEAMADAEAESNEAADAGLDMESFGIDDTLESTTSGIDSLSDSMGADSLGLAAGGGSAAADSTVDPTAAWNPLFDILLPNYNFETNQAGTGPVIGFVAIKDTAKVVDYLNRKQVRELLPPNMRYMKFLWEAKTESNSDENFMRLIAISGNRDNEAYLQGDVIIDARQDYDELGRPSVSMSMNNQGTNIWARMTGDNVGRSVAVVLDSYVYSYPNVNEEIKNGSTQIAGSFSVKEAKDLANILKAGKLPAPARIIQADVVGPSLGHEAINAGLISFLIALGVVLLYMIFYYSTAGLVSNLALLANMFFIFGVLASVQAVLTLPGIAGIVLTIGMAVDANVLIYERIREETASGKGLRLAINDGYKNAFSSIIDANFTTLLTGIILFVFGTGPIRGFASTLIIGILTSLFSAIFLTRLIYERLLSQKRDIKFSTKLTEGAFKGLAIPFLQKRRMYYIISGVVILIGLVSLFTRGLNQGVDFSGGRTYQVRFDQPVNTTDITESLSQTFVVEDGPAVRPEVKTFGGSNQVRITTKYRIDDKGVEVDSDIEDKLWAGVQSYFQTEITRDEFFNDSDDKQYGLMSSSQVGPTIADDIRTSAVRSILLSLVVIFLYILIRFRRWQFSLGAVVAVFHDVLLVLSLFSLLYGIVPFSLEIDQAFIAALLTVIGYSLNDTVVVFDRIREYLNVHPKRDFDDNVNQALNSTLSRTVNTSLTTLFVLLVIFFFGGETIRGFMFALVVGVVVGTYSSVCIATPVMVDTISKKMKKE